The following nucleotide sequence is from Vanrija pseudolonga chromosome 4, complete sequence.
CCTCCAGTCCACGGAAGctcttctcggcctcctcggcgccgtcggcaatcTCAGCCTCGAGCTTATCCTTGAGAGAGGACAGCTTGTCAAGCTTGGtctggagcgcggcgcgctcctcgctgGCCTTGGCCAGCGCAGCCTCAaactcggcgaccttggtggcaagctcggcctggaCACCAGCCAGAGTCACCTCGACCGTAGAgtgcgcggccttggcctcggacagctcggcgcggacagTACGCACTTCCTCCTCGAAgcggtcgcgcgcggcagcgagctccTTTACCTGCGACTCGTGCTCGGTAGCGAGGGCGTCGCGAGCATCACGAGCCTCgttggcctcgcgctcgcgctcagccGTCaagtcggcgagcttggtcTGCACCTGTTCCCGTGACGAGTGGGCCTCGGCAAACTTGGACTCGAGGTCCGCAACCCTGAGCCGTAAGCGCATATCAGCCTACACTACCCACCTGGGCTGGATCTCATCGCGCTCCTTGGTCAGGTCGGCAATCTGCCCTTCGAGGAggaccttggcctcgccatgggccttgtcggcctcctcggtggCAGAGACAatcttggcctcgagggcagTCTTCTCCTCCTCAAAGCGCTTGGTGAGCTCGTCGATACGGGCCtgcacctcggcctcggcggcggccttgcgcgcggcaGCGGTGCCAGCAGCTGGGGCAGAAGCCGAAACGACACTCGGACGGGTACGGCTGATGGATGAAATGCTCGAGGATGTCGGCTTGTGCAGCGAGCCCGTGCGTGGCGTCGCCGTGGTCGAAGCGGACAGGCTAGGACGAGCAGCCTTGGGTGTCGCCTTGACTTCGGGCTTGGCCGTGAGGGTAGTAGTGCGGGTCGACGAGACAGTGCTAgtggccgccgagcttggtgtGCCCTGGCTGACAATggtggacgccgacgcagggGGAGTGATGGTCGAACGTGCCTTTGTTGGGGCAGCACCCACGGTGGACCGTGCGGTCGGAACCGCAGGCTTGGTGAGCGCGGGGCGCACCcgtgtggtggtcgtggtgccAACTGTCGAGGCGGGGCCagtgctcgagcgcgccttGGGCACAGTCGTGGAAGTTGTCGAGGCGCCCGTGGCCGAAGCGACAAGCGGACGTGGGCGTGCGATGGGAGAGTCGGGtcccgtcgaggccgaggacgccgtctTTGGGCGGGGAGGGTGCGATGCCAGAGTCGGGTGAGCCGCCACACctgccgtgcgcgccgccgaggcagccgtcggcgccgttaGGGGCTTGCGGTTGGCGAGCGACGGGCGGGGAGCGGCAACGGGCTTGGTCGGGGCcttgcgcggcgaggcgacgacctTGCTCTTCGGCGAGCCTGTACCCGTCAACATCTGCGATGGTGTGATCGACCCACCGCCAAACACGCCGCTCTTGAGGACCTTCTTGACGCCCCCTTCCTTGCGCACGGCGGGTCCGTTCTCCTTGTCCTCTCCGCGGTCCTtggccgctgcggcgtccTTGCGCGGGGTGGGCTTGTctcccgcgccggccgagtcgtcggtGGCGGGAACGGCCGTGTGggcgtcggcttcgtcgtcgtcgtcagcctcgtcctcgccgtcgtggtcATGGTcatggtcgtggtcgtgggcgttgtcgtcgatAACCACGTCTGACGATGCAGAGAGGGGCTCGTGCGAatcgtcgagggcgagggccactgcggcagcgacctcgtCCGATGGTGGGGGTGCCGTGTCTACCAGGGACATGATTGTGTCTGGGATGGACGATGTTTGTCCCGAGGAGTTGTCGTGATGACCGACGTGGCTGAGAGTGTGCGGGTGTGCTGTGTGGGCGTTGATACGTGGAGAGGGAGTGTGTCAAAGGGAGGTGAGATGGTCGCTACAAAGGTCGAGCCAGAGTCGAGTTGTCGCACAGTCctgttggcggcggcggcgagtggacagccagccaggcaggtcGAATGAATCCACTcccgtcctcgacgcggcagACTTGGACAAGTCTGACCCTTTTCAGGCACCACCCAGCAGCATACGCTCaaaccccacccccacccacactTTCTATGGTCGTTCGACGCGCCCGGCCAACACGCACACGCGCTCCCCATTCAGGACAACTTGCAGACCCACGACGCGCCTGCCAACAACAACCAATGCAGCACGGGAACCAAACTATACTCTGCATCCAAAACGGGATGCAACGCTCCATCGCCCCAAAACGTATCGCTACGCTACGACAAACGTTACACCTCGGACCATGCACACGGCGGGAGAGACCAAGCTAGCAAAGTAGTAGGCATGAGTGAGGGCGAGccgggcgtcgaggcggcacggcgcggcggcagcggcgcttCAGGGCTGAGGTTGAGGGGCCAGGCGGTAGTATCATCCTTGGCTTGACCCAAGACGGCAGGGGGTGACGGGCTGGTGACGGGTCGGGCCAAACGGGTGGGCTCAATCTCGCGGGTGCAGTCGTCTGCACTGCACTGCAGTCTGCAGCATGGCAATTTCATGTCTATCTGGGGCAGGAACGCATAGACCGGGGCACAACGAAAACAGAACGAGGCGGAGAGTGGCAGGTGGCATTTGGGCAATCATCACAAGAGTTActccaccccctccctcaCTCCGCAACCTTCTCGTCACTCTCGGACCTTGCGACAGTGTCACTagccttgtcctcgtcatcgtcaccCCCCAGCGCTGTAAGGCTCGTGCCATGCGACGTCTCCGTCACCCGCGTGAAGCTCACCCACGCCAACCCcggcacggcgaggacaaACAGCGCGAGGTTGATGGCGCACGCGCCAACGAGCGAAAAGTTCTTGGCCGAGACGACGAACCCAAACGTggcgccgaccgagccgaTAGAGTTGAGGAAGGCAGCGAGGAACGCGCCCTCGTTCGCGTTGTTGGTCAGGCTGCCCGCGAGCCAGTACACGAAGATGGTGACGAGCGGGTCGGATATGCCCCAGAGCACAAACACAAAACACCCGAGGCCAAAGTCGTGCTGCGCCCAGTCGAGCGTGGGCCGCTTGCGGTCGTAGTGCACCTGCACTGCCTGTCCGAGGATCCACGACGTGCCGACCAGTACGAGGATGACGCCGAAGCCCACTTttgcgcgcgtcggccgccgcagcccgcGGTAGTCGAGGAACTGGCCAAACAAGAACGCGGCGACGAACCCAGTGAGGTAAAACAGCGCCGagttgagcgcgcgcgcccgcacgGTAAAGTACGCAAAGTTGAACTGCCACTGGTAGGACAGGAACCACTGGTAGTAGAGCAGCAGggggacgagcgcgaggatggTCGGGCTGCGGACGATGGCCCAGAACGCGCggagcagcgtcgcgagctTGTAGTCTTTGAACTgcacgcgccggccgtcAGTCCGCTGGACCCGCTTCGCGGAGGGCAGGGCCAACGCGAACGGCAGCCCGATGCACATGATCGTGATCAGCACAATGTACGTCGTGCGGCTGACCGAGCCGCGGTAGTCGCGGTGgacgttgagcgcgagggaTATGATGCCGCCgatcgacgcgccgaggttCTGGAGCATAAACTTGAGGGATGCTGCGGCGCGTGAGCTGGGCAACGTGCACACCCGCCGACTCACTCGCAAACCCCTTGCGGTGCTCCTCGTTGTACCCGATAAAAATCGCCCCGCTGGCGACCCACAGGAAGCACGCGGACAGGCCGCACGTCACTGcgccgaagaggaggagccAGTCGGCGTGGaagcggtcgacgacgtagAAGCCGGCCGCGTAGGGTGCGTACCCGAGTGTGCCGATCTGGTCGGGCATTCAGCAACAGTTCCAGGCTGccacgccgcacccaccaCAAGAGTCCACTTCGGCGTGAGCTTGTTACAcacgaccccgacgacgaggctcCCGACGGCAATGACGCCAAACACGATCGCGTTGGCCGCGTTGCTCACCCCCGgactcgcgccgccgccggcgcccatGCCGTTCAGGGCGCCAAAGATGCCGGGGCAGGTgaaggccgtcgcggcgacCATGAGCGCCGCGAAGGGCGTTGAGCGGTGCCACACCACTGGGGGGTGCTTGGCGGGCGCTGACATTGTGTGTGGCGGGCTgtgtggccgtggcggcgccaacgccgccgcgctttATCTCGTCGTCTGGACTCCGGACTAGAGCCAGGCTCGTCGCTGCGAAAGAGCGATACATGGCGTCGTTGTCCACACCGATGTTGCCACGCCGCGGGAAGACCGCATACCCCGCCTCGGAATCGCGAtaacggcgccgccgcagccgaaCATGGCTGAACGCGGCTGAACGATGGCTCCGCGACTAGGCTAAAGTTAGCGCGGAACAcacgtcgcgcacgtcggcgggggcTAGAatgtcgacacggcgcgaCACAAGGCAAGATGTGCACGCCTTGCACGGGcgatgccgaggtcggccggCTTGCAGGTCGCGCAGTCGAGATGACATGTCGAGCACGTCATGTACGTCGTGGTCTAGCACACCTGCACCCCCGATACTTATCCGCCTGCTGACCAACGGTTCCCGTCGTCCATGCATGCCTCCGCGCGCCTTCTCGCAATCATCTGCGGTGATTGCGTGTGGCTGTGCGAGCAGACCAGACTGCGCGACTGCGTTGTCCGAAGAGACGAGGGAGATAGACGATGGAACCGACCGGCCTCGTGGTGTCTGACCGCCACAAaagccgtcgccgtcgtcgtcgacccaccACCTACACCCCAACATGACCAaccccaccgcccccacTCCCCCCAAGGTCGCAATCATAGGCGGCGGCCCCGCGGGCCTGGGCACGGCGATCGCCCTCGGGCAGGCCGGGCTCGCGTACACGCTGTACGAGGCCAAGCCGGCGATCAGCGAGATCGGGAACGGGATATCAGTGCAGCGGAATACGTGGCGCATGCTCGAGGCGTTGGGTGCGTCGCGTAACCTGACGCGGGACAAGCTGTTCCGTGCGCCGAGCGGGCATGATCTGGAGCATCGGTGGGTTGGGCGTGTGGCGGCGTGTTTGCTGACGCCGCGAAGCAACGGGCACACCGGCGCCCTGGTCGCcaccaacgacgccgacccgctcgccccgccacACCAGCAGCATGCGCGCGTGCACCGCGCGCATCTGCAGCAGGCGCTCCTGCGCCAGGTCGACGCGAGCCGTATCCGCACCGCACACAAGCTGGTCAGCGTGTCCACGCTGCCGAGCGgccggctgcggctggcCTTCGCCAACGGGTTCGAAGACGAAGTCGACCTGctggtcggcgcggacgggaTCCGCTCGGTACGtcgcccctccccacccccactGACCCCACCGCAGGTGGTCCGCGCGCACGCGTTTCCAGACCACAAGATAGCGTAtgccggcgcgacgtcgtaCCGCACCCTCGTGCCCGCTACgtccgcggcgctcgtcaaCGGCCTGCCGGACGCCTCGACGTTCTGGCACGGCACGGACCGGAAATGGGTGTACTCCTGCCCGCTGGGACCGCACTTAGAGATCACCACCAGCATCAAggaggcggacgacgggCAACGCGGCAGCTGGGgccggcgctcgagcgtCGCTGCGTTCCGGGCTGCGTTCGCCGAGATGTGCCAGCCCGTGCAGgagctgctgcgcctcgcgACATTCGTCGAGCAGTACGACTACTTTGCCGGCCCGCGCCTCGAGAGCGTGGTACAGCCCGGCATAGCACTGGTGGGCGACGCGAGCCACCCGCTCTCGGGGGCgtttggcgccggcgccggcttcgcgctcgaggacgcgtGGACGCTTGGGCAGTCGGTGCGCTGGGCAAGCGCCAAGGGGCTACCACTCGACACAGCGCTCGCGCTGTTCGACGCGGTCAGGTCGCCGCACTACGCCGACCTGTATGCCGTGCTGGACGGgtaccgcgccgccgacgcggacgtggcggccgcgcgcctgCCCCCCGCGGGCGAGATCAAGGCGGTTGTCGAGCGCAACTGGAGTGATCGGACCAGGTGGATGCTGGTGTATGAGGTCGACGCTGTGTTTGCGCGGGAGATTGCGCGGCACGAGGCGGAGGTGCGGaagggcgccggcgagggcgggacTGTGAGTCAACGTAACGGGAATGGCCATGGCCTTaccggcgccgcggtcgtcgagtcggAGCGCCAGCTCAatggcgacgaccttgacTCGAGAACACGCCCCGGCCACGACCTCCCCGACGCGCTTCacgccgtgcgcgtcgcgTAGGTTAGTAGAATAGATGCACACGTCGTGATCATGGCAATTCATATCGCTGCATTGCCAGCAATGCAAGGGGGTGCAAGTatggggtgggggggagtGAGGAACGGTGTGTGGCAGTGGAAGTGGAAGTGGCGGAAGGTGGCGCAAGGCTGGTGGCGCGGGGCAGGGCCGTCGCGTTCGTATCGCCAGTTACCCGGCGTTCGTATCGCAGACGGCCAATGTGCCTGCCCCACCGCGCTACACGCGACGGACCTAGTGGTACTTCTTGATCGCGTTGAGGTACGCGTTGCCGACGGTGgtgagcgcgccgctgccgtcggtCAGCTGCCAGCTGTCGAGACCAATGCCGTTGGAGATGGCGTACGCCGCCACACGGGGGTCATTCTGGAagaagtcgacgacgtcgttgAGGAACTGGACCTGCTGGCCGGGGTCCGAGCACGGCGTGAAGttgttggcgtcgtcgacgcagGCGAACTCGGTGACCCAAATCGGCTTGCAGTACTTGTTGTAGTAGTAGTCGATGCTAGCCTTTGCGCCGGCCAGCGAGTTCTTGTTGACGTGCACGTTGGTGATGTCCCAGCTGCCTCCGGCCTGCTGGAACGGCGTGAGCCACACCTCGTCGATCTGCTTGCACATGCTGGGGCCGACAATCTtggagccggcggcaccgaACGGCGCAACCGTCTCCTTCCAGACCtgtgcgccgcgctccgGGGAGATGTTGGCCGAGCCCTTGGTCGAGCAGTCGGGCTCCTCGTAGCCGATAATGtacggcgggggcgggttCTTGGACAGCTTCTGGAAGTCGGCAAagcgctgcgcgtcgtcctGGTCGCCCGCGAGGTGTCCGTCGCCCCAGAGCATGGGCACGGCGATCGGCGCGCCCGAGTGGCCCGAGGGGTTCGGCGTCCAGTCGTACCACCATCCGATGTGGGGCGCGAACTGGTCGTAGCCCTGGCCCGAGGAGATGCCCGCCTTGATCCCGTTGGGCGTGTTCCCGGCCTGCGGGGCGACGGTGGGCTGCGGCTGGGCCGAcgtggcgggcgtgggctgcgccgactcggaggtcgtcgccgcggccgacggcgacgtggtggcggcggctgagggggaggtggtggcggcagccGAGGGGGAGGTCGTGCCGGGCGCCTCGGACGAGGTGCCGGTAGGCGcagacgagggcgaggtggtggccgcgccgccgtcagagggggagggggcggtggtgccggcg
It contains:
- the SPAC922.05c_2 gene encoding UNC93-like protein is translated as MSAPAKHPPVVWHRSTPFAALMVAATAFTCPGIFGALNGMGAGGGASPGVSNAANAIVFGVIAVGSLVVGVVCNKLTPKWTLVIGTLGYAPYAAGFYVVDRFHADWLLLFGAVTCGLSACFLWVASGAIFIGYNEEHRKGFATSLKFMLQNLGASIGGIISLALNVHRDYRGSVSRTTYIVLITIMCIGLPFALALPSAKRVQRTDGRRVQFKDYKLATLLRAFWAIVRSPTILALVPLLLYYQWFLSYQWQFNFAYFTVRARALNSALFYLTGFVAAFLFGQFLDYRGLRRPTRAKVGFGVILVLVGTSWILGQAVQVHYDRKRPTLDWAQHDFGLGCFVFVLWGISDPLVTIFVYWLAGSLTNNANEGAFLAAFLNSIGSVGATFGFVVSAKNFSLVGACAINLALFVLAVPGLAWVSFTRVTETSHGTSLTALGGDDDEDKASDTVARSESDEKVAE
- the sorC_1 gene encoding FAD-dependent monooxygenase sorC — encoded protein: MTNPTAPTPPKVAIIGGGPAGLGTAIALGQAGLAYTLYEAKPAISEIGNGISVQRNTWRMLEALGASRNLTRDKLFRAPSGHDLEHRNGHTGALVATNDADPLAPPHQQHARVHRAHLQQALLRQVDASRIRTAHKLVSVSTLPSGRLRLAFANGFEDEVDLLVGADGIRSVRRPSPPPLTPPQVVRAHAFPDHKIAYAGATSYRTLVPATSAALVNGLPDASTFWHGTDRKWVYSCPLGPHLEITTSIKEADDGQRGSWGRRSSVAAFRAAFAEMCQPVQELLRLATFVEQYDYFAGPRLESVVQPGIALVGDASHPLSGAFGAGAGFALEDAWTLGQSVRWASAKGLPLDTALALFDAVRSPHYADLYAVLDGYRAADADVAAARLPPAGEIKAVVERNWSDRTRWMLVYEVDAVFAREIARHEAEVRKGAGEGGTVSQRNGNGHGLTGAAVVESERQLNGDDLDSRTRPGHDLPDALHAVRVA